The following is a genomic window from Clostridium fungisolvens.
CAAACAGAGATACAGAGTATTATGGCAAGCAATACAATTGATGATAGTAAGAATTCAAATTTGAATGAGATTAGGGTTAATAATTCTGTAACCGATGATAATCAAGGTGACAAAGGAATAGAAGTGAAAGAGATAAAAGGAAATTCTTTTAATGGACAGTTGTTAATAGTAAATGATGCAAAGAGAATTCAGCTTGGACTTACTGATAATCTTGGACGTTTTGGAATGAAACTTGACGATATAGTGAAAAAAGAAAATGCAGTAGCTGGAATAAATGCAGGTGGATTTCAAGACGAAAATGGACAAGGTAACGGTGGAGTTCCAACTGGGTTAGTGGTTAAGGATGGAAAGATTGTTTTTGATGATAAATTAGAGGAGAAAGTATCTCTTATTGGATTCAATAAAGATGGTATTATGGTTATTGGTAAGTATAGTAGAAGTGATATAACAAGATTAAATATTAAGGATGCAGTTTCATTTAGCCCTTTTTTAGTAATTAATGGAGAGGGCGTTATTAAAAGTGGAAATGGTGGTTGGGGAATTGCTCCGAGAACAGCCATTGGACAAAGAAAAGATGGAACCGTACTAATGCTAGTTATAGATGGTAGACAAATTGGAAGTTTAGGGGCAACTCTGAAGGATGTACAAAATATAATGCTTGAGAATGGTGCTTATAATGCTGCAAACTTAGATGGAGGCTCTTCCACAACCATGGTGGTTGACGGTAAGATAATTAATAATCCTTCTAGTAAAGATGGGGTTAGATTTATTCCAACTTCATTCATCATCAAATAGGGGGAGATTTTTATGGCTAAATATATAAAGAATTTAGGTTTATATTTTATAATAGCAGTTATTCTTCAAGTTGGAGTTTTGTATTACGTTAATAATTTTTACTTAAGTGGCTTTAGTAGCAATAACGAAGATAAGTCAGCTGTAGCGGTAAATAATACAAATGCAACAAGTTCAAAATCTAATGATAAAAACGACAGTTCCGTTTCTGGAAAGGATGAAGCTGATACTACTATTAAATTTGAAGTTCCTGAAGAGTCTACTGAAATAGAACTTTCAAAGGAAAATGACAAGGTTGCATATATTAAAGATTCCGTTCTTCAGATAGCAGGAAAAACAGAAAATAATACTGTGGATCTTCAAGATCTTAAACTTGTGAAATATCAGTGGTTAGATGAAGGTAATTTGGTTATTGCAGCCTCAAAAGATAACAGTACAAAGGTATCTTTTTATAAATACAATATATCAACTAAGGAAAAAGAGCTTTTGGCTTCAATTCAGCTTAAAGACAAAAAGTCTTCAATTGATAGTATAATTAGCTCTCCACTTAAAGATTTGATATTTGTTAAAGTGGCTTTAAGTAATGGCGGTAGTGAATTATATAAATTGAATGTAAGAAATGAATTTGAAAAAATAGCGTTAAGAGAAAGTAAAATTCAAGATGTTTACTTAATTCCACATGAAGATAAATTAATATATAATTCATCTTTAAGTAGTAATGTATATGTTACATATTTGGAGCAAAAGTTATCTTTAACACAAAAAGGATTTACTAGAATACTTGGAGTAGATAAATCAGAAAATGTATATGTAGGGATAGTGAATGATGGTAATATAAGTAAGATATATTACGGTTCAATAAGCGAAAAAACTTCTACATGGAAACA
Proteins encoded in this region:
- a CDS encoding phosphodiester glycosidase family protein; the encoded protein is MKENKEKKRNLFNKISLNLFNFIFANIIIGLVIAIPMVFYGPFKNIKELVVTSAMTTLNHQYLATLFLNQTEIQSIMASNTIDDSKNSNLNEIRVNNSVTDDNQGDKGIEVKEIKGNSFNGQLLIVNDAKRIQLGLTDNLGRFGMKLDDIVKKENAVAGINAGGFQDENGQGNGGVPTGLVVKDGKIVFDDKLEEKVSLIGFNKDGIMVIGKYSRSDITRLNIKDAVSFSPFLVINGEGVIKSGNGGWGIAPRTAIGQRKDGTVLMLVIDGRQIGSLGATLKDVQNIMLENGAYNAANLDGGSSTTMVVDGKIINNPSSKDGVRFIPTSFIIK